The proteins below come from a single Cupriavidus pauculus genomic window:
- a CDS encoding Ku protein, whose translation MSRIIWKGAISFGLVNIPVSLKPASRTHTLDLDMLDKRDMAPIGYQRINKHTGKPVESDDIVKGYAYEKDEYVVLSDEDFRQANVEATQTVDIVSFVDAASIPPYYFETPYYLEPDKRGERGYALLHETMRRTGRAALAMVVLRNRQHLAAVLVSGKALVLNTMRFADEVLPIEDLALPKGGKQGASAREVEMAEKLVEDMSEDWSPEQYRDTYRDDLMAVIDAKIKSGNTQLLTPASKDTAPAGKGAKVIDMMALLRDSLGKRGKRAEEKAPAAEETPAKKAAAKGAAAKKAAAKKVAATKVAATKAAATKVAAKKASAKKVATKKVAAKEVAANKAANPAPKKAAREAAPKKAAPRKVAANKTTARKPTVRKAA comes from the coding sequence ATGTCGCGCATCATCTGGAAGGGCGCCATCAGTTTCGGCCTCGTCAATATTCCGGTGTCCCTCAAGCCGGCATCGCGCACGCACACGCTGGACCTGGACATGCTCGACAAGCGCGACATGGCGCCCATCGGGTATCAGCGCATCAACAAGCACACGGGCAAGCCCGTGGAGAGCGACGACATCGTCAAGGGGTATGCGTACGAGAAGGACGAGTACGTCGTCCTGAGCGACGAGGACTTCCGGCAGGCCAACGTCGAAGCCACGCAGACCGTCGATATCGTCAGCTTTGTCGACGCGGCGAGCATTCCCCCCTACTACTTCGAGACGCCCTACTACCTCGAACCCGACAAGCGCGGCGAGCGCGGGTACGCGCTGCTGCATGAAACGATGCGCCGCACGGGCCGCGCCGCGCTGGCGATGGTCGTGCTGCGCAACCGCCAGCATCTGGCGGCCGTACTCGTCTCCGGCAAGGCGTTGGTGCTCAATACGATGCGGTTCGCCGACGAGGTGCTGCCGATCGAGGACCTTGCGCTGCCCAAGGGGGGCAAGCAGGGCGCCTCCGCGCGCGAGGTCGAGATGGCCGAAAAGCTCGTGGAGGACATGAGCGAGGACTGGTCGCCCGAGCAATACCGCGATACCTATCGCGACGACCTGATGGCCGTGATCGACGCCAAGATCAAGTCCGGCAACACGCAGTTGCTCACGCCGGCGAGCAAGGACACCGCACCTGCCGGCAAGGGTGCCAAGGTCATCGACATGATGGCGTTGCTGCGGGATAGCCTCGGCAAGCGAGGGAAGCGAGCCGAAGAGAAGGCCCCGGCTGCGGAGGAGACCCCGGCAAAGAAGGCCGCTGCAAAGGGGGCCGCCGCGAAGAAGGCCGCCGCAAAGAAGGTGGCTGCAACGAAGGTGGCTGCAACGAAGGCGGCTGCAACGAAGGTCGCTGCAAAAAAGGCCTCTGCAAAGAAAGTCGCGACAAAGAAAGTCGCGGCAAAGGAAGTCGCGGCAAATAAAGCGGCAAATCCAGCCCCAAAAAAGGCCGCAAGGGAGGCCGCCCCCAAAAAGGCCGCCCCCAGGAAGGTTGCCGCCAACAAGACCACTGCCCGAAAGCCGACCGTCAGAAAAGCCGCCTGA